A window from Abyssisolibacter fermentans encodes these proteins:
- a CDS encoding ABC transporter ATP-binding protein encodes MKKIVEAINVTKEYGEMKSVYKALKEVNLDIYEGEFVGIMGPSGSGKTTMLNIMSTIDKATFGKVIIDGIDITTIKRNELANFRRDVVGFVFQEFNLLDNMTIRDNIALPLALNNVKVSIITKKIDEYAKLLGIINQLDKYPYELSGGQKQRAVICRALISSPKVIFADEPTGALDSRLSSEVLECFKNINETLNTTIIMVTHEAVAASYCNRVMFLKDGKINGRLDSSGNKKQLFKKIIKMLAVMGGSDDELL; translated from the coding sequence CTATTAATGTGACTAAAGAATATGGTGAAATGAAAAGTGTTTATAAGGCCTTAAAAGAGGTGAATTTAGATATTTATGAAGGTGAATTTGTAGGTATCATGGGACCATCTGGATCTGGAAAGACAACAATGCTTAATATTATGTCTACTATTGACAAGGCTACTTTTGGTAAAGTGATAATAGATGGTATTGATATTACTACAATTAAAAGAAATGAACTTGCTAATTTTAGAAGAGATGTAGTAGGGTTTGTATTTCAAGAGTTTAATTTATTAGATAATATGACTATAAGAGATAATATAGCATTACCTTTAGCATTAAATAATGTAAAAGTTAGTATAATAACAAAAAAAATAGATGAATATGCAAAGCTGTTAGGTATTATAAATCAGTTGGATAAATACCCTTATGAATTATCAGGAGGTCAAAAACAAAGGGCAGTTATTTGTAGAGCACTTATTTCGTCACCAAAAGTTATATTTGCAGATGAACCTACTGGTGCTTTAGATTCTAGGCTTTCATCAGAAGTACTTGAGTGTTTTAAAAATATTAATGAAACATTAAACACAACAATAATTATGGTGACTCATGAAGCAGTTGCTGCAAGTTATTGTAATAGAGTTATGTTTCTAAAAGACGGAAAAATTAACGGAAGACTGGATAGTAGCGGTAATAAAAAACAATTGTTTAAGAAAATAATAAAAATGCTTGCAGTTATGGGAGGTTCAGATGATGAACTCCTTTAA